A stretch of Lactuca sativa cultivar Salinas chromosome 6, Lsat_Salinas_v11, whole genome shotgun sequence DNA encodes these proteins:
- the LOC111914208 gene encoding late embryogenesis abundant protein D-29, with product MAIRFDKTTVVFVAVVVLLLAVICSGKSTTDEIKYDEAKTKAAHAGDEAVEAGRDAKESSDSWAGWAKDKISEGLGLRSEEAKDAGHRASDAIIDSAKSAKDKITGTGEYGAEKAEEMMHNAGERTRDLKNRASQEAESAKDTSYEKAQRAKESADAAFNKAKEGAGSTKDATYEKAQSVKEGAGSMKDASYEKLQNAKESAGSVKDATYEKVHSAKEGAGSVAEKAKEGAEGVAKKVVEGGEEGLEWAKEKAKRGYEATKKKAGEGLESAKEAMGNKYEEAAEPHRQKAHDFKENVVLGGRSWDEEL from the exons ATGGCTATCAGATTTGACAAGACCACCGTGGTGTTCGTGGCGGTTGTGGTGTTGTTACTGGCCGTCATATGCAGCGGCAAGTCAACAACTGACGAGATAAAGTATGATGAAGCCAAAACAAAAGCAGCCCATGCTGGAGATGAAGCAGTAGAAGCTGGTAGGGACGCCAAAGAGTCTTCAGATTCGTGGGCTGGGTGGGCCAAAGACAAAATCTCCGAAGGTCTAGGCCTCCGTTCAGAGGAAGCCAAGGATGCTGGTCACCGAGCGTCCGATGCTATCATTGATTCCGCCAAGTCTGCCAAAGACAAGATCACTG GAACCGGAGAATATGGTGCGGAAAAAGCTGAAGAAATGATGCATAACGCCGGTGAGAGGACCAGAGATTTGAAGAACAGAGCTTCTCAGGAGGCGGAGTCTGCCAAGGACACGTCCTACGAGAAGGCACAAAGGGCTAAAGAAAGTGCAGATGCGGCCTTCAATAAGGCCAAAGAAGGTGCAGGCTCCACGAAGGATGCGACGTACGAGAAAGCTCAAAGTGTGAAAGAAGGTGCAGGCTCCATGAAAGATGCGAGCTATGAGAAGTTGCAGAACGCGAAAGAAAGCGCAGGATCAGTGAAGGATGCTACCTACGAGAAGGTGCACAGTGCAAAAGAAGGAGCAGGATCGGTGGCAGAGAAGGCTAAAGAAGGTGCAGAAGGGGTGGCGAAGAAGGTGGTAGAGGGTGGCGAAGAAGGTCTGGAGTGGGCCAAGGAGAAAGCAAAACGAGGGTACGAAGCGACGAAGAAGAAAGCAGGAGAGGGTTTGGAGTCGGCGAAAGAGGCGATGGGAAACAAGTACGAGGAGGCAGCTGAACCTCATAGGCAGAAAGCACACGACTTTAAGGAAAATGTCGTGCTAGGTGGTCGATCTTGGGATGAGGAGCTTTGA